AAGGTACTTTCCCTGTTTTCCAGTCGATCAGGTCCCATCCTCCATCTGCATCGCGGAAGACAGCGTCGATGCGGCCACGGACAACCACGTCTGCCACCCGGGTTTCGATGGGTACCTCAAGCTCCGCGGGGGTTCTGGCAGCCCATTGGGAACTCTTGAACGTTTCCTGCATGTCAGCCAGGCCGTAGGCTTCATCCACATAGGCGTCCGCCCCGATCTCTTCACCCAAGTCGAGTTGGCCGGTCGTTGCAAAAAATTCTTCAATCCAGGTGTGGAACGCCGTTCCTTTGCGGGCGGCCATGCCGGGCTTGGTGGGCACTGGGCGGCGCATGGCACGGGTAACTTTTTCGGGGTCCTCCCCCAGCGCCACCAGGCGGGAAGCAGAAATATGTGGGGGTAGTTCCACTCTCAGCTGGTCTGTTTCCACTTGTTCTTGGGCCAGCAAAACACTCATTTCTTTGCCCCAGCGAGGATTGGCGGCTAAGAATTCTTCACTTCCGTACTTAACAGAGGCGTCATTATCTCCAACCTCGGCGAAGGCGGCGGCGGCGAGGGCGGCGGAGACTGCGGCGGCGGATCGTTCCACACCAGTTCGGCGGCCTACCCGCACAGCCACCCCTGCCCTGCCGACGATCTCGGGCCCGTTGAGCGGATCATAGGGCCATTGGGCGCTTTCCGCGCCCGCACTGACAGGGTTGAGCGCACCTTCTTCAGGGTCTGGCGCCCACGCTCCGAGACCAGCACTCTGTGTTGCCCCTTCAGTCAGTGGCAACAACTCCATCAGAAAGGGTGAGGGTGCCAGCGGCTTCTTTCCACTGCCCCACACCGTGGCGGAACACATCAAAAAATCCCGGGCGCGGGTAAAGGCCACGTACGCTAAACGACGTTCCTCTTCCTTGGCGTGGAGGAGAACATCGTCGGCAAAAAGTTTCTCATTCTCCATCAAGGTCTTCAGGTCCGGCACATTGGTGTCCCATTCGGGCAGATCACCAACGTCCCCACGCAAAGGCCACGGCAACGATTTAGCTCCGGTGCTCCAGCGATCAGCGCGTGCGCTGGGGAAGGCGCCTGCATTCATGCCCGGCACAAACACCACGTCCCATTCCAGTCCTTTGGAGGCGTGGACAGTCAGTAGCGCCACGGCGTCAGGGTTGCTTTCAACCGGCGTCATTTCCAGCCCGCCCTCTTCCGATTCTGCCGTTTCAAGCCAAGCGAGGAAGGCATCCAAGTCAACACGTTGTGCGGCCTGCATGAACTGTGCCGCCGCCTCAGCAAAAGCGTCCAGGTGGCGCCGTGCGTGGTGGATGCTGGAGCCGGGTTTAGCAGCCAGTTCTATGTCCAGCAGCATGGTTTTCTCCACGACACCGAGCAGATCGCCCAGGTCCTCACCCACAAAAGTGCGCAGCATCCGCAGCTCATCCCGCAGCACTAAAAGTCGGGCTCTTGCTGCTTCGCTCAGCGGCCGTGCCCCCTTGGGCCAGTAATCCTGGCTCAAATAATCCAGCGCTTCCACCAGCGAGGAAGCATCCACCAAATCAGCACTAACCACTGTTGCATCGGCAGGTTTGGATGATTCAACTGCTACCGGCTGTGCACTTCCGGCCCGCAAGGTTGACGCGTCAAAATCCACCCTGTTGTGGGCCGCCCATTCCCGTTGTCGTGCCAGATACCGGGCCCAATCAGAGAAAGCCATCAGGTCCGCAGGACCAATCCGCCACCGCGCCCCCGTCAACAATCGCATGAGTGCATCCGAGCGCCCGGGATCGGCAATCACCCTCAAGGTGGCAACAAGGTCCACTATTTCTGGCATGCCCAGCAGCCCGCTCAACCCCACAATTTCGTACGGGATGCCACGTGCTTCGAACACAGATTGGAGCTTTGAAAATTGCGCACGACGCCGGCATAACACGGCCACTGTCATGGCACCCTGGCTGCCACCACGGTGGGTGAAATCACCTTTGCTCTCCAAAATCTGCGCAGCAACTGCTTGGGCCTCATCTAGTTCTGTTTCGTAGCGTGCAAGAAGCACCTCCCCCATGGGTGCATTGGGTTTTTCACGTAAGGGCGAGACTACTACTCGCGGCCCGGCCGCTGCCCTTTGCGCCTCGCTCAGTCCGGCAGCCAGTTTGGTGTTGGCCTTCCGGGTTTGTGCAAGTGTCAGTTCAGCCGACATCACATTTGCGCTCGCCAAAATGTGCGCTGAGTTACGCCAAGCGATGGTGAGCTCAGCCGTTGCAGCGTAGCTGCCATCGCTTTTGAGAAATATTTCCGGGAAGCGGAAGAGCTGCCCGGCCGAGGCGCCCCGAAACCCGTAAATTGATTGATGCGGATCCCCCACAGCCGTGACAGGGTGAGCGTCACCGTACAGCTCAGCGAAGAGCTGCAGCTGTGCATGGGAAGTATCTTGAAATTCATCCAGCAGCACTACTTTGTGGCGTTGGCGTTCCATGTCTCCTGCATGCGGAACTTCCTGGGCAATCCGGGCGGCCAGAGCTACCAGATCACCGTAGTCAAGGACGTTGCGACGGCGCTTGGCCTGAGCATATTTTTGCACCAGCGCGGCCACAGAAGCCCGGGTCCGCAGAACATCCAACTGCTTGTTCACTATGGCAGTACGGGGTTTGTTGGTTTCGGCAATATAGGGCAAAGAATCGAAGGCTACCAGGTAGTCGTTGATAGTTGCCAGAACTTGCTCGGGATCCTGGAGATGCTCGGCGCATTCACCGGCAAGGTCCATCACTGATTGGATCAATGTGGATTTTGCCGCTGTGAAGTGTTCGTGGGCTCCGTCGTGCGCTTCAACTACTTCACTGGCCAGCTGCCACGCTTCAGCCGCGCCCAGCACCACGGCATCGCGCTCAATGCCTAATCGCAGACCATAGTCGGTGACAATACCGCTGGCATAAGAGTGGTAGGTGGAGACGTTAGGCTCCAGTGCATCTCTGGCAGAAGCGGCAGGAGCGAGTTCAATCTCACCCGAGCGAGCCAGCGTGCCCAATCTATCCAGCTGCCCGCGAATCCGCGATGCCAGTTCCCCGGCAGCCTTGCGGGTAAAAGTGACTCCGAGGATTTCCTCTGGCAGGACCAACCCGTTGGCAACCAACCACACCACCCTGTCCGCCATTGTTGTTGTCTTCCCGGAGCCTGCCCCGGCAATCACAAGCAGCGGTTCAAGAGGTGATGAGATAATGGCGGCCTGCTCCGCCGTAGGAGGACGCTGCTCCAACAACTCCGCCAATTCATAGGGACTCAACAGGGGACGCGCAGGTTGGGACGCCGGGCCCGCCAGCGTCCGGGCTACCAAATTATTCGTTCCGTGGCTCATTCGGTGATCTGTTTCCCTTCAGGACACAGCGGACAAATGGTGGGCAGGGGGCAGCCGTTGCGTTCGGACCAGTCTGCGCCATGGCGGGCGGGGAAGACAGCCTGTGCCATGAGCAGGGCCGCCTCCATAACCTTCCGGGTTGGATCGTTTTCACTGCCTGCCACCATGGCGGGCTGATCCTGCGTTTTCACGTTCTTTGTGCCATCACCTAGTGGTAGCAACGCTGCCCCGCCCGAGCTGGCGCCAAAGAGCCCGGCAGCCTCGGCTTGTGCGGAGAACGCACCAGCCGAGAGAGCCACTTGATAGGCGCCGAGTTGAGGATGTTCAAGAACCTGGTCCTTGGTGGGTTTAGTGCGGCCGGTCTTGATATCAACAATTATCAAGTTCCCGTTTGCGTCCGCTTCAAGCCTGTCTACCTGCCCACGCAAGCGCACCACGCGGGCGGGTGGCGGCTGCGCAAGACCACTTGTGTCAGTGTCTTCTGCTTCAGGTGCGCCACCATCAGCGGAACTCAGTGAGGCGTCCTTTGTATCAGGCACTGCTGTATCAGGCACTGCTGTATCAGGCACTGCTGTATCAGGCACTGCGCTGCTTGGAATCCCGGTGCTGGACGAGAAAGTGCCGGGCAAGAAAGTGCTGGGCAAGATGCCGTCAGGTAGTTCGCCTACGTCAACGCTGAAATTTTCTTCAACACCCAAGAGCGTTCGCCCCTGTTGCCTGGCCTCAATGACATATTGGGCCAGTTTGCCCAGCATTTCTTGGGCGCGTTTGTAATCAAGATCGCTTTCCCACGACTCGGGAAGCCCCAGAGACGGCCAACGTTTATCCAACTCCGCCAGATATTCGTGGCCGGCACCATTGGGGATGTCCTGCGCAATGCTGTGGATGAGCGTCCCAAGGCTGCGAGCGAAGTCTGTTGTGGCGTCTCCGCCGGCGGCGCGGATGAACCAATTTAGCGGGGATTTAAGCACCTCCTCGACTTTTGATGGCGAGACGTTCACCGGTTCTCCGGGTGCCACAATGGGCCCATCGGAGCTCAAGGGCAACAAACCCCACCACTGATGAGGATCCGCCCCGGGCACGTCTTCGCCTACCAACACCGCCAGCATCCTGGCAGCCTCAGGGTTGGTGCGCATTTCCGATTCTTGCCGCAGCTCCGCCACCAGCGAGCGCAAGGTCATGGGACGCGGCACTTGTTCTACTGGACGCACGGGGTATTGGGACTCACCACCAGAATCAGTGACAGGAACGTAGGGCGCTGCAAGGTCGATGAACTGGGAAGGCTGAAGATCATGACCTGCCGCGGCTGTGAGGATAAGGATATGGCTGGCTCGTGAAATGGCCGCCGCAAAGCTGCGCAACTCGTCGTAACGGATATCCCTGAGTCTGGCGGCAGGTTCAATTTGGTGGGCTGCCTGCGCCCCTTTTTCAAGCACGTCCACAAGTAATTGACTGCCGAGCAGTTCCCCGCGCAAGCGGGTATTGGGCCAAACTCCCTCCTGCAGCCCGGCGACAATGACGATGGGCCATTCCCGCCCAGCAGCACTTGCCGGGGTCACAATCTCAACGGCATCGGTACGTTGGGCCCGCGCTGCCAACGTGTCCATCGGCAGTTCTTGACTCATCAGGTAATCCAGGAACTGTTGCGGACTGGATCCTGGCAGCTGGTCAACGTAACGTTCAGCCGTTTGGAATAATGCCATCACCGCATCCAAGTCCCTGTCGGCCCGGATGCCTGTGGGACCGCCGCGTAGAGCCTGCGCTTCCCATGTTCCGGAGCTGTCACAGGCCTCCCACAGCGCCCATAGGACTGTTTCAGCGTTGGCTCCCGGCTGAGCCACTGCTTCGCGCCCAGCCGCGATCATGGCGGCGATTCTGGCAGCATTGGCAGCCTCCCAACCAAGCGGAGCCAGCTTTTGCGAGTTCAGCAGCGCTTCAACCAACAGCTCATCGCTAGCTCGGCCACCTCCGACATGGCGCTCTTGCTGCCGCAGCGCCTGCCGAAGTCTCCTCAAATGCAATGCCGTTGAACGCCCTATCCGCGAGGTGAGCAGCGCAACGCAAGCCTCGGCGTCTAGGGTTTCCGGCGCCAAGGCAATGCCAAACGCCTCAAGCAAAGGACGAACTGCAGGCTCGTCACGCACAGGATTTTCCGCCACAGGCACCTTGACGGCGATACCTTGGGCACTTAGATAACGCTGTAAGGCAGCCAGTGCCGACCCGGTACGGACAATAACCGCGATCTCGCTCAGGCTGTGACCACCTAAGTGCTGTAAGTGCAGAATCCGTTCGGCAACCAGGCGGAGTTCGTGAACTTCCGAAGCAACAAAATGCGCACTGACATACGAGACTTTGTCCGGGTCTTTACGCAGCTCTTGGCGCGGCACCGGTCCAGGTTCCCCGCCGGCCGGTTCAGTCGCGTTGATCGCCTCAGCATGGGGTGCCGCTGCGTGGCCACCATGCCGGCCAGCCAACGCCTCTGGCCAAGCCAGTTCGCGTGCCTTGTGGCCGCCACGGATCTGAAAAATACGGTCAGCGACCCCGGACCAGGCAGCTGCCAGGGGTTTGCTCATGCGATGCGATGTGGACAACGCAAACTGCTGCAAAGGATGCTCTGGTGTTGACAGGGAATGGGTCAGCGATGCAACAAGATCCGGCCGGGCGCCGCGGAACCCCTGAACAACAGTGTCTGGCGAGGCTGCCACAAGCACGTCTTTTCCCTGGCCAACCAAGTGCAGAAGTTCGTGCACGGCTTTGTTGGCTTCCTGAATGTCATCAACAACAATCAACGCCAACCGCTTGCGCTCCTGGTCCAGGAAATCTGAGTCAAGGCGCAGAAGAGTTGTCGCGGCAGTGATGATCCCCGCAGGGTCAAAGGAACCTGACTTGCCCCAATCCACAACGTCACGGTATTCCTTATACAACGACGCCGCCGCAACCCAGTCAGGGCGCCGATTGGCTGCACCCAATTCGGCAAGCTCCTCAGGGACCAACCCGTATTCAATAACCCTGTCAAAAAGCTGGCGGATCTCTTGCCGGAATCCGCGGGTTTCAAGAGCCTGAGTGAGTTCCTTTGGCCACGCCGGCACCGTACCCAGACCCATGGCGTGCCCCGCCAATAGGTCCCGAATGATCAGATCCTGCTCGGGTCCGCTCATGAGCCGTGGCGCACTCTCAAGGTGTGGCATACGCCCTTCAACTTTAGCCCTGCGCAACAGATCAAAGGCATAAGATGACCAGGTCCTGGCCGGAGAAGTACTTAAACTCTTGGTGAGCCGGGCACTAAAACCATCACGAAGCCTCGCTGCAGCCAGCCGAGACGGTGCCAGCAGAAGAGCACCTGCAGGATCAACGCCGTCGTGCTCCATCCGCTTGAGAGCAGCTTCAATAAGCACAGTGGATTTACCAGTTCCGGGAGCACCCCACAACAAAACAGGACCCGACCCAGGACCCAGATCAATAACAGCCTGCTGATCCAAACTGAACTGTGGAACACTCTTGGCACTGTTGACAGGAGCAACAAGGGTCAACTCGGGCAGTTCAAACCGGCCAGGGCGCTCCGGCTGTGCCTTTGTAGACCTACCCTCTTTGGGCGCGTTGGACGCCGTGTGCCTCTCCTGCGAATGCTGTGCCTCTGTGCTCATACTTCTAGTCCATCACGGGGCACTGACATTTTGTCCCCGGCTGAATCCGCCTCGCGCAAGCGCACTGAATCCGCCTCGCGCAAGCGCTCTGAATCCGCCTCGCGCAAGCGCTCCGAATCCGCCTCGCGCAAGCGCTCCGCAATGACGTCGACGAAGTCCATTTCGGACGCGGACGGGTTCCATCTGGCAGCCGCCATATCAACCCGCCACGACGGGGTTCGGCTTGCAGCCGCCAGCGCTTCATCGGAAGTATCCCCGCGAAGAGCAGTGTCTTCGGCACGGTAGTGCACTAACGCCCGGCCACCGTGACACACCGGGGCACAACCGCTGGCCCGGATCACCCGCCACCAGGACACCGCGCTGCCGTGAGCGGACATAACAGCCCCCACCTGGCGCGGCCCACCGCTCTCCAAAAGTGCCGCAATATCCCCATAGGAGAGGACTTGGGCAGGTGGAATCAGCTCCGCCACGGCTAAGACCGCTTCAACATACTCGCCACGCATGACTCAAGACTAGTTCCTCCCGTGCTCCCCAATGCTTCAATGTCCATGCCAACAGGTAGCGTTGTGCCATGACTAGCTGGAGCATGCACCCCCGTGCCGCATTTGACCTGGAAACCACGGGCAAGGATCCCCGTACTGCCCGGATCGTGACGGCATCCATTGTGATAGTCGATGAATCCGGCGCTGTGGCGGAAACCCATGAGTGGCTGTGCAATCCCGGCGTGGAAATTCCCGAAGAGGCGGCCGCCATCCATGGCATCAGTACAGCCCACGCGCAAGCGCACGGGCGCCCCTCGGACGTTGTCACAGCTGAGGTGGGAGCGGTACTTGCCACACTTTTTGCCAACAACATTCCTGTTATCGCCTTCAACGCCAGCTACGATTTCACTGTCCTGGCTAGCGAGGCCCGCCGGCACAGTCTAGGGCAGATTACTGCCGCGCCGGTGATTGATCCCTTTATTTGCAATAAGAATGTGGACAAGTTCCGCAAAGGCAGCCGCACGCTTGTGGCCCTGTGCGAGGAATACGGCATTAAGCTCGACGACGCACACACCTCGGCCGCCGACGCTGAGGCCACGCTGCGGTTGGCTGATGCGTTGGCTGCCAAGTACAGCGCCCTGCGAGTCGATGTCATGGAATTACATCACGCACAAATCGGGTGGGCCCGTGAGCAGGCTGCTGACTTTCAGGGCTATTTGCGCCGCGTCAAGGATCCCGCCGCAGTCGTTGAGGGTGACTGGCCCGCCCTGCCATAAACCCCGTCAGGGCAGGAAGTCCCTGCTACAGAACAGTCATCAGTGACACAACTCACAGCCGGGGCGTTCACGAAGAAGGGTGCAGGGCCCCGTCAGTCGTGCGGGACTTTACGCTGCGTGTCCGCTGAACCATGTCCGACTTAAAGAATGTTCGAATATTATTTCATTTCTTGTGCTTAATATTCGTAGAAGTTCATATCAGCCACATTTTTGCTCCGGGTGACATAATTTAGTTTCGTTGGTTGAGTTCAGCTAGGAAAATCCTGTCATTTTCTGCCTACTCCCCACGTCACACTTACGCCCCTTCCCGAGCAGCATTCCGGTCTGGGTCCCTGCAATGAAAGTGAATGTCTGATGAAGAAATCTGCCCTGAAGTGGCTCACGACTGTTCCAGTCGCTGTGGCCCTGGCCTTCTCCCTCGCAGCTTGTGGCGGCAGTACCGGGGCCACAAGCTCCGATAAACCCACAGATGCCCTTGCCGGCAGCGACCAGGCCTCGCTGGATAAATACACCACAGAGGACGTCACTGCCCTGGATTCCATTGATAAGGCTGCTCTTGGCCTCGCTACCCCGGGTCTCATCAGTGTGGGTACGCTCTCGGATGCCCCGCCGAACATTTTCTTGAAAGATGGAGTGTTCACCGGTTACGACAACGAGCTGCTCCGCGCCATGGGCGAAAAGCTGGGCCTAAAGGTCGAGTTCAAGTCAACCGATTTCTCTGCCCTCTTGGCTCAGGTTGAGAACAAACAGTTCGACGTCGGTTCCTCCTCAATCTCCACCACGGATGCCCGCCGCAAAAACGTTGGATTCACCAACGGCTACGACTTCGGCTACATGGCAGTAGTGGCAAAAACAGATTCACCCATCAAGGGTTTCGCTGATCTCAAGGCAGACACTCGCATTGCTGTTGTCACCGGCACGGTTCAGGATGACTATGTCTCCAACACGTTGAAGGTTGAGCCAGTGCGCTTCGCCGATTACAACACGGCCTACGCGAACTTGAAAAACGGTCAGGTTGATGCTTGGGTTGCCCCCTCTCAGCAGGCCAGTGGCCAGGTCAAGGACGGCGACGGAACAGTGATCGCCGAAGAAGTAGTCAATACGCAGAACTTCACCGCATACGCCGTGAACTCATCAAATAAGGCCCTCACTGACGCTTTGAACTCCGCGTTGGATGCAGTCATCGCTGACGGGACCTGGTCCAAGCTGACCAAGGAATGGTACCCAACCCGCCCCATGCCCGAAGACTGGACACCGGGCTCCAAGGCAGTAACGGTTCCGAAGGCCTAATTTATGGATGTTCTCGAGCAGCTGGCAAAAACTTTCCTCGACTGGGATGCTATGGCGGAAGTCATTCCGAACATGCTGAGCGTTGGTTTGCCTAATACTTTGATTTTGTCCGTTTCCTCGGCCATCATCGGGTGCGTCCTGGGTATGATCCTGGCTGTGATGGGTATTTCAAGAAATCCCATCCCCCGCTGGATTGCCAGAATTTATACAGACATTTTCCGTGGTCTTCCAGCAATTTTGACCATTTTGTTGATTGGTCTGGGGCTCGGTCCTGTAATCCGCATCCTTACTGGCAGCACCAATCCTTATCCGTTGGGAATTTTGGCGCTTTCTCTGATGGCTGCGGCGTACATCGGTGAAATCTTCCGCTCAGGTATCCAAAGTGTTGAAAGCGGCCAGCTCGAGGCATCACGCGCCCTGGGGTTCAGCTACGGCTCGGCCATGGTTCTTGTGGTTATTCCCCAGGGTATCCGCAGGGTCCTGCCAGCACTGGTTAACCAGCTGATCTCCTTGATTAAGGACTCCTCCTTGATCTATATGCTTGGTTTACTTGCCAGCCAACGGGAGATCTTTCGTGTTGGAAACGACCAAGCCGCAACCACGGGAAACCTCTCTCCACTCGTTGCGGCAGGTCTGCTGTACCTTTGCCTAACCATCCCGCTCACCCACTTGGTGAACTTCATGGATAAGCGCATGCGTGAGGGAAAAGCCCAAAAGATTGAACCCGATGAAGCCGCGGCACATGTTGGAAAGGGAGCGTAAAGCATGAGTGATTTTAGTTCAGGATCATTTACCGCCAAAAATATTCATCTCTCCTTCGGCAGCAATCATGTATTGCGGGGCATTGACCTGCATGTTCCCAAAGGCACCACGGCCTCGGTGATTGGTCCCTCTGGTTCAGGCAAGTCAACGTTGTTGCGGGCTATGAACCGGTTGATTGAACCGGATCAAGGCGACATTCTTCTCGACGGAAAATCGGTCCTCAAGGACAACCCGGATGAGCTCCGCCGCCGCATTGGGATGGTCTTCCAACAATTTAATTTATTCCCGCACAAAACGGTGCTGGAAAATGTGTCGCTGGCCTTGATTAAGATTCGCAAAATGCCCAAGGATCAGGCACGCGCCAAAGCCCTTGAGCAGCTCGAACTTGTGGGATTGAAACATAAAGCTGACGCTCGGCCAGGAAACCTCTCCGGTGGTCAGCAGCAGCGCGTCGCTATTGCCCGCGCATTGGCCATGGAACCGGAAGTGATGTTCTTTGACGAGGCAACCTCCGCCCTGGACCCGGAGCTTGTCAAGGGTGTTCTGGCCTTGATGACCGACCTGTCCAAGGGCGGAATGACCATGGTGGTGGTCACCCACGAGATGGGTTTCTCGCGCAATGTTTCAGACACTGTGACATTCATGGACGCCGGCGTGGTGGTGGAGACAGGTTCTCCTGAAGAACTCTTCACAGCACCAAGGACAGACCGTTTGAGAGGTTTCCTCTCCGACGTGCTGTAACCGTGCAGCCACGAAGGCGGCGGGAAAGGGGCAGCTTTTTATCCCGAGGTGAGGACCTTACGCCGTCGCAGCTGCCGCCGCTTTGGCAGCTGCCGGCAGTGCCGCAAAGATACGGTTCATGGCTGAGTCGTCGTGTGCAGCTGAAAGGAACCACGCTTCAAACACGCTCGGCGGCAGGTACACTCCGGAATCCAGCATGGAGTGGAAGAACGGTGCGTAGCGGAACACTTCCTGAGCCTGTGCGTCGGCGTAGTTGCGCACCCCCGAAGCGGAGGTGCCAAAGGCTACAGAGAACAAGTTACCTGCGCGCTGAATCGAGTGGTCTACGCCTTGGGCAGCTAACTCCCCGGTCAAGGCCGCCTGCAGTTCAAGAGAGCGGGCATCAACACTCTTGTACACCGAAGCCGTGGCTGCGGTCAGTGTCGCCACACCGGCGGCCATTGCCACTGGGTTTCCGGATAATGTTCCTGCCTGATATACCGGGCCCAGCGGTGCCAGGTAGTCCATGACCTCGCCGCGGCCGCCCAGGGCTGCTGTTGGAAGTCCCCCACCAATGACCTTGCCAAAGGTGAATAAATCCGGTGTCCAGCCCTCCAGCGCACCAGTGAGCCCCCAGTATCCGGCCGGGCCCGTGCGGAATCCTGTCAGGACTTCATCCAGGATTAGTAGGGCTCCGTGGGCTGAGGTGATCCGGGAAAGGCCTGCGTTGAAACCAGCACCTGGGGTAACAACACCCATGTTGGCGGGCGCCGCTTCTGTGATCACTGCAGCGATCCTGTCCCCGTGGGTAGCAAAGGCGGCTTCTACGGCGGCAAGGTCGTTATATGGCAACACGAGCGTTTCCGCGGCGGTTGCTGCCGTGACCCCGGCAGATCCCGGCATGGCCAGGGTCGCCAGACCGGAGCCAGCCTCGGCCAGCAAAGAATCGAGGTGCCCGTGGTAACAGCCGGCGAACTTGATGATCAACTCACGTCCGGTAAATCCTCGGGCTAGACGCACGGCTGTCATGGTTGCTTCGGTACCTGTGGAGACCATCCGCATCCGTTCAACCCCGGAAACCCTGCCCGTGACCAGAGCGGCGAGTTCGCTTTCGGCAGGGGTGGAGGCGCCAAAGCTCAAACCGTGATCAACTGCCGTGTGCACGGCAGCGAGAACCTCTGGGTGGGCGTGACCCAATAGCGCCGGCCCCCAAGAGCAAACAAGGTCAACGTAATCGCGCCCATCTGCGTCAGTGAGGTAGGCGCCCTTGGCGTTGACCATGAAGCGTGGCGTCCCTCCCACGGAGCCAAAGGCGCGTACAGGCGAGTTCACCCCGCCAGGCATGAGGGTCTTGGCGCGGTCAAAAAGTTCCTGCGAGCTTGTCATGTAAAATCCTTGCCTCAGTAGGTGAACAACAGAAAAAGAAGTGTTAGTTCTCGCGCAGCCAGCCGGCCAGTTCGGCAGCCCAGTAAGTGAGAATCATGTTTGCCCCGGCACGTTTGATACTCAGCACGGATTCCTCTATGGCTCCGCGACGGTTGATCCAGCCATTGGCTGCGGCGGCCTCAATCATGGCGTATTCCCCCGAGATTTGGTAGGCAGCAACGGGCACCGGGGATATGGCCGCCACATCGGCCAGGATGTCCAAATAGCTCATGGCCGGCTTGACCATGATGATGTCCGCGCCTTCGGCCAGGTCAAGCTCCACCTCGTGAAGGGCCTCCCGGCGGTTACCTGAATCCATTTGGTAGGTGCGTCGATCCCCCTGCAACTGCGAGTCAACAGCTTCGCGGAACGGTCCGTAAAAGGCCGAAGCGTATTTGGCGGCGTAGGCCAAAACGGAAACGTCTTCATACCCTGAGGCGTCCAGCGCCTCGCGAATCACCGCTACCTGCCCGTCCATCATGCCCGAAGGTGCCACAATATGGGCTCCGGCAGCTGCCTGGGCCACAGCCATCTGAGCGTAAATCTTCAAGGTGGCGTCATTGGCAACGTCGCCGTCCTCATCCAAAACCCCGCAGTGCCCATGGTCTGTGAACTCATCCAGGCAAAGATCACTCATAATGACAAGGTCATCTCCCACGGCCGCCCGTACATCCGCAATGGCCTTGTTCAGCACACCTAAGGGGTCCACCCCGGCTGAGCCATTCGCGTCGCGAACGGCAGGGATGCCAAAAATCATGATGCCGCCAAGCCCCAGCGCGACTGCCTGGTGCGCGGCCGCCACCAGCG
This genomic window from Arthrobacter sp. TMP15 contains:
- a CDS encoding amino acid ABC transporter ATP-binding protein encodes the protein MSDFSSGSFTAKNIHLSFGSNHVLRGIDLHVPKGTTASVIGPSGSGKSTLLRAMNRLIEPDQGDILLDGKSVLKDNPDELRRRIGMVFQQFNLFPHKTVLENVSLALIKIRKMPKDQARAKALEQLELVGLKHKADARPGNLSGGQQQRVAIARALAMEPEVMFFDEATSALDPELVKGVLALMTDLSKGGMTMVVVTHEMGFSRNVSDTVTFMDAGVVVETGSPEELFTAPRTDRLRGFLSDVL
- a CDS encoding ABC transporter substrate-binding protein, translated to MKKSALKWLTTVPVAVALAFSLAACGGSTGATSSDKPTDALAGSDQASLDKYTTEDVTALDSIDKAALGLATPGLISVGTLSDAPPNIFLKDGVFTGYDNELLRAMGEKLGLKVEFKSTDFSALLAQVENKQFDVGSSSISTTDARRKNVGFTNGYDFGYMAVVAKTDSPIKGFADLKADTRIAVVTGTVQDDYVSNTLKVEPVRFADYNTAYANLKNGQVDAWVAPSQQASGQVKDGDGTVIAEEVVNTQNFTAYAVNSSNKALTDALNSALDAVIADGTWSKLTKEWYPTRPMPEDWTPGSKAVTVPKA
- a CDS encoding 3'-5' exonuclease gives rise to the protein MTSWSMHPRAAFDLETTGKDPRTARIVTASIVIVDESGAVAETHEWLCNPGVEIPEEAAAIHGISTAHAQAHGRPSDVVTAEVGAVLATLFANNIPVIAFNASYDFTVLASEARRHSLGQITAAPVIDPFICNKNVDKFRKGSRTLVALCEEYGIKLDDAHTSAADAEATLRLADALAAKYSALRVDVMELHHAQIGWAREQAADFQGYLRRVKDPAAVVEGDWPALP
- a CDS encoding amino acid ABC transporter permease; the protein is MDVLEQLAKTFLDWDAMAEVIPNMLSVGLPNTLILSVSSAIIGCVLGMILAVMGISRNPIPRWIARIYTDIFRGLPAILTILLIGLGLGPVIRILTGSTNPYPLGILALSLMAAAYIGEIFRSGIQSVESGQLEASRALGFSYGSAMVLVVIPQGIRRVLPALVNQLISLIKDSSLIYMLGLLASQREIFRVGNDQAATTGNLSPLVAAGLLYLCLTIPLTHLVNFMDKRMREGKAQKIEPDEAAAHVGKGA
- the hemB gene encoding porphobilinogen synthase, which encodes MSFPQHRPRRLRTTPAMRRLVSEYSLTPSDLILPVFIREDLIEPKAITSMPGVFQHTTASLVAAAHQAVALGLGGIMIFGIPAVRDANGSAGVDPLGVLNKAIADVRAAVGDDLVIMSDLCLDEFTDHGHCGVLDEDGDVANDATLKIYAQMAVAQAAAGAHIVAPSGMMDGQVAVIREALDASGYEDVSVLAYAAKYASAFYGPFREAVDSQLQGDRRTYQMDSGNRREALHEVELDLAEGADIIMVKPAMSYLDILADVAAISPVPVAAYQISGEYAMIEAAAANGWINRRGAIEESVLSIKRAGANMILTYWAAELAGWLREN
- the hemL gene encoding glutamate-1-semialdehyde 2,1-aminomutase, which gives rise to MTSSQELFDRAKTLMPGGVNSPVRAFGSVGGTPRFMVNAKGAYLTDADGRDYVDLVCSWGPALLGHAHPEVLAAVHTAVDHGLSFGASTPAESELAALVTGRVSGVERMRMVSTGTEATMTAVRLARGFTGRELIIKFAGCYHGHLDSLLAEAGSGLATLAMPGSAGVTAATAAETLVLPYNDLAAVEAAFATHGDRIAAVITEAAPANMGVVTPGAGFNAGLSRITSAHGALLILDEVLTGFRTGPAGYWGLTGALEGWTPDLFTFGKVIGGGLPTAALGGRGEVMDYLAPLGPVYQAGTLSGNPVAMAAGVATLTAATASVYKSVDARSLELQAALTGELAAQGVDHSIQRAGNLFSVAFGTSASGVRNYADAQAQEVFRYAPFFHSMLDSGVYLPPSVFEAWFLSAAHDDSAMNRIFAALPAAAKAAAAATA